One genomic segment of Plasmodium cynomolgi strain B DNA, chromosome 14, whole genome shotgun sequence includes these proteins:
- a CDS encoding sodium/hydrogen exchanger 1 (putative), whose amino-acid sequence MAMFTFAWINLYRKYYYNQCLATITMCYLCYFLSEYYFNLSGPLAIVCYGLFINAYGHIALDEVAQRKHKEIVELLSLMGNSSIFIISGIVSFGMMENVFKDNLYFFIYIVLTYIYLVLARSIMILIFTPFLSRIGYPINWKEILLLIWGGLRGGIVLVLGLRIEAENKINEKLTKELAYYISGSVLLILTIQGLTFECLYKLLNIYPPNPFRIVYLEKVLKMIDYNFFIRKKNLKNYWLFKGTNILHFSNKIVPELYWRKMNKYGEFDLRLPDIYACLQDISSCDISFWERAYDSQTVIESFDDVSSNGKGSFPKKNEDKISPGGGKKSDNKNSAHSSISRRILQKNELSSIADNDTVNERGTPNDRNVHIHGGKENPSCRNKKKSIYEEVKWKNSNFTDMEYEDNSDEYSYTNNDDSNSRKKKKREKIKMRNNSSRRHQVGKCISRGKTSFDNFSHKKEMKINIIRNNDNYFSSNDEDEHNYTNINCSLSSKNFDKLSNHLNELSDNESCYTDKVCENSKIKNLNAFNYDKISIKTYDRLINKMNYREFKRTRTEKENFTVIDSIVDNNEKETFNPKYNLRLIEHATDLPKTLSDNLLVKSSVEIENGSNGDAKSGAPDSSEKEKKKKKNFLNFLHDQAAVKEGDLSKEMDSVKEAEVGKNPSGEKQYVQQDSSLGEEHLMKNINYDNITKEDENLLNNFKDLKKIAEGTNEDTPGLTNADQGDNELLMSDNFIIKIQKEKSHEREEDQEKESVKGQRGEGHENDLEEKDDDAEEEEEEEEEEERRLKNCITSMTNEQSNVVDDIINYDGGENKNNEQHFEEYLTYKNLFAVDSDGKKISSFFNNNYDKKSYLKVGEKNPSELNISTKGTNSKTLMLMNKEIEKRKKMKNINKSRCTSCTGMFYFAICSRTKRDSNRSALKVKGSKGRRCERGDNHNCDDADSEDYHKGDRKNVEINRNNSNSNAGNDNTFSNNNNSNGDFLEGGKGIPKVQRNNTTDFTARRYDTDQTINFECIEDVCQKKHVATFYSFLKRPKMKIKNKLFSEIRRARSHESYGNSKDKSGKSKDDVFYSSLKKKIVRKEREGELYIMIFNTCRELYKKLYVNGFISGECLLTLTSILDLSADFALKKVRMNPIKAWADAFDKSKNKNSNKRRRSIDHRNGFEYEFNVLLSKLKINTKHSFFFSPKVVNIFLVYEHCMKDLQIILSYVDVHQCTLDKGGITMKLLLGKNLLRSYYRNIELAKSLIPHLVNKYKDVVKYCLIKIGADMLMHLKKTIVNEQAANGLLLTQDNEKLNGIFDEQQIKINRYRPYLHYFLKKNMFKMIIK is encoded by the exons ATGGCTATGTTCACATTTGCTTGGATAAATCtgtatagaaaatattactACAATCAGTGTCTAGCCACGATAACTATGTGTTActtgtgttattttttgtctGAGTATTATTTTAACTTGTCTGGTCCGCTGGCAATCGTTTGTTATGGTTTATTTATTAACGCTTATGGCCATATTGCCCTGGACGAAGTAGCACAGAGAAAGCACAAAGAAATTGTGGAACTTCTCTCCCTGATGGGAAACTCCAGCATTTTCATCATATCAGGAATAGTCTCCTTTGGGATGATGGAAAATGTTTTCAAGGACAActtgtacttttttatatacatcgtattgacatatatttatttagtGTTGGCAAGGTCCATAATGATTTTGAtatttactccttttttgtcaagAATTGGATACCCTATAAATTGGAAGGAAATATTGCTCCTAATTTGGGGAGGACTACGAGGTGGTATTGTACTAGTCCTAGGGTTACGGATAGaagcagaaaataaaattaacgaaAAACTAACGAAGGAGTTGGCTTACTATATTAGTGGTAGTGTATTGCTAATACTGACAATTCAGGGGTTGACTTTTGAGTGTTTGTACAAActgttaaatatttatccGCCCAATCCATTTAGAATTGTTTACCTAGAAAAGGTACTAAAAATGATTGATTACAATTTCTTTATTAGGAAGaagaacttaaaaaattactggCTCTTTAAAGGCACCAACATTCTTCACTTTTCCAACAAAATTGTCCCTGAATTGTACTGgaggaaaatgaacaaatatggAGAGTTCGATTTGAGGTTGCCCGATATTTATGCTTGTCTTCAGGATATAAGCTCGTGCGATATTTCGTTTTGGGAACGTGCTTACGATTCGCAGACAGTAATCGAAAGTTTCGACGACGTTTCTTCCAATGGGAAAGGCAGTTTTCCTAAAAAGAACGAGGATAAGATAAGCccaggaggggggaaaaaaagtgataataaaaattcgGCTCATTCTTCCATTAGTAGGAGGattctacaaaaaaatgaactgtCCAGTATTGCAGATAATGACACCGTCAATGAGAGAGGCACGCCGAACGATAGGAATGTGCATATTCatggaggaaaagaaaatccaAGTTgcaggaacaaaaaaaaaagtatatacgAAGAggtaaaatggaaaaacagcAATTTTACGGATATGGAATATGAAGATAACAGTGATGAATACAGCTACACAAATAACGATGACAGTAATagtaggaagaaaaaaaagagagaaaaaataaaaatgagaaacaaTTCCAGCAGAAGGCACCAAGTAGGGAAATGCATCTCCAGAGGAAAAACAAgctttgataatttttcgcacaaaaaagaaatgaaaataaatatcatcAGAAATAATGACAACTACTTCAGTAGTAACGATGAAGACGAACATAATTACACAAATATAAACTGCTCACTATCATCCAAAAATTTCGATAAGCTCAGTAATCATCTGAATGAACTCTCAGATAACGAATCATGCTACACAGATAAGGTGTGTGAAAacagtaaaataaaaaatttgaatgcTTTTAACTATGACAAGATTTCCATAAAAACGTATGATCGCcttataaacaaaatgaattacCGAGAATTCAAAAGAACCAGAACGGAGAAAGAAAACTTTACTGTCATCGATAGTATCGTTGATAACAACGAGAAGGAGACGTTCAATCCCAAGTACAATTTGAGGCTAATCGAGCATGCTACCGATTTACCCAAAACTTTGAGTGACAATTTGCTCGTTAAGAGCAGTGTGGAAATTGAGAATGGAAGTAATGGAGACGCCAAGAGTGGTGCGCCAGATTCCagcgagaaggaaaagaagaagaaaaaaaactttttaaattttttgcacgACCAAGCTGCGGTGAAGGAGGGTGACCTGAGCAAAGAAATGGACTCGGTGAAAGAAGCCGAGGTGGGAAAAAACCCAAGCGGAGAAAAACAATATGTGCAACAGGACAGCAGCCTTGGGGAGGAGCAcctaatgaaaaatataaactatGATAACATCACGAAGGAGGACGAAAATTTGCTAAACAACTTCAAAGATTTGAAAAAGATCGCAGAGGGGACTAATGAGGACACACCGGGTCTAACTAATGCAGACCAAGGGGATAACGAGTTGCTGATGAGcgacaattttattataaaaattcagaaggaaaaatcaCATGAACGCGAGGAGGATCAGGAGAAGGAGAGTGTGAAGGGACAAAGGGGAGAAGGCCACGAGAATGATTTAGAAGAAAAGGACGATGAtgcagaggaggaagaagaagaagaagaagaagaagaaagacgCCTGAAAAACTGCATCACGAGTATGACAAATGAACAGAGTAATGTGGTGGATGATATCATAAATTATGACGGaggtgaaaacaaaaataacgaaCAACATTTTGAGGAATActtaacatataaaaatctGTTCGCCGTGGATAGCgatgggaagaaaatatcGTCCTTCTTTAACAACAACTATGATAAGAAGAGCTATCTAAAGGTCGGGGAGAAAAACCCATCGGAGCTGAACATTTCTACCAAGGGAACTAACAGCAAAACTTTGATGTTAATGAACAAAGAAAttgagaaaaggaaaaagatgaaaaatattaataaatcgAGGTGTACCTCATGCACAGGTATGTTTTATTTCGCCATATGTTCGCGAACAAAAAGGGATAGTAATCGGAGCGCGTTAAAGGTGAAGGGCAGTAAGGGGAGAAGATGTGAAAGAGGCGATAACCATAATTGCGATGATGCTGACAGTGAAGACTACCACAAAggagatagaaaaaatgtggagaTAAATCGAAATAACTCCAACAGCAACGCAGGCAATGATAACACTTTCAGTAATAATAACAACAGTAATGGTGATTTCCTCGAGGGAGGAAAGGGAATCCCTAAAGTGCAACGAAACAACACGACGGACTTCACTGCAAGGAGGTATGACACAGATCAGACGATAAATTTCGAATGCATAGAAGATGTGTGTCAGAAGAAACATGTTGCTACTTTTTAcagctttttaaaaagacccaaaatgaaaataaaaaataaattattcagCGAAATAAGAAGGGCAAGAAGCCACGAAAGTTATGGTAATAGTAAAGATAAGTCTGGGAAGTCCAAGGATGATGTTTTTTACAGttcactcaaaaaaaaaattgttcgaaaagaaagagaagggGAACTCTACATCATGATATTTAATACTTGCAgggaattatataaaaagttgTACGTAAACGGCTTCATCTCGGGGGAATGTCTATTAACACTTACGTCGATTCTAGATTTGTCTGCCGATTTTGCCTTGAAAAAGGTACGAATGAACCCGATTAAAGCATGGGCCGATGCTTTTGATaagagcaaaaataaaaatagcaacaaaaggaggaggagcattGATCACAGAAATGGGTTTGAATACGAATTTAACGTGCTGttatcaaaattaaaaattaatacaaagcattcattttttttctcgcccaAAGtggtaaatatatttcttgtGTATGAACACTGCATGAAGGATCTGCAGATTATTCTCTCCTATGTGGACGTTCACCAGTGCACACTGGATAAGGGGGGAATTACTATGAAGTTACTGCTGGGGAAAAACTTGCTCAGAAGCTACTACAGAAATATAGAGCTCGCCAAGAGCCTCATACCGCACCTGGTTAATAAGTACAAGGACGTCGTGAAGTACTGCCTCATTAAGATAGGCGCAGACATGCTCATGCATTTGAAGAAGACG ATCGTTAATGAGCAAGCTGCCAACGGATTGTTACTAACCCAAGACAACGAAAAATTGAATGGCATTTTCGATGAGCAGCAAATCAAAATTAATAGATACAGACCatatttgcattattttctaaaaaagaACATGTTTAAGATGATTATTAAGTAG
- a CDS encoding hypothetical protein (putative) — MTSDKHSNNFFSEFNIYNKKNTKKVVYRYFQNRTQKQTKYITLSLLAFSGLFLYITNKAYDRNIFYLNNEVYKKFSKNYDASSPLEAQNRSFARIFVKAKRKNLELDSKPLVSQIIRVDEKE; from the exons ATGACAAGCGATAAACACAGCAACAACTTTTTCAGCGAATTTAAcatttacaataaaaaaaacacgaaaaaagTCGTATACAGATACTTCCAAAATAGAACTCAGAAGCAGACCAAGTATATAACACTCTCGCTTCTTGCCTTCAGTGGGCTGTTTCTCTACATTACCAACAAGGCCTATGATAGGAATATCTTTTATTTAAACAATGAAGTGTACAAAAAGTTTagcaaaaattatgatgCCTCTTCTCcg CTGGAAGCCCAAAACAGATCCTTTGCCAGAATTTTCGTGAAggcgaagaggaaaaacttAGAGCTGGATTCGAAGCCCTTAGTTTCGCAAATAATTAGGGTTGATGAAAAGGAATaa
- a CDS encoding hypothetical protein (putative): MKILLSSDEVNLIVYRYLVENGFIHAAYAFFNEANISKNSYYISHDEKLPCHALVTFMQKALVFIFIEYHTEYNNARISCKEPFSLFRRHECCTEEEDLSEEQENKIEIRENKKNTSNNLNICTSSSKTFGNNNIIKSYLPNSVSFSDLNNDPCINNVNVHGPSGANAKKNPVSKRGAGKADNEGENGKANQDSNKTVNQVSNVNGEDANNNSSNNTNDSNAAKAKTNSKPSIYRSSFSNFASLNYNDSNISFKDIKRNYANIFAQGKKSKKSSSSKKNNNSNSSGSNNVNNNNNSEATSGHNNSVGGSSKKNGTIVSSSNAEGKESNVKDEPDDISTSGSQRKKSKIMKIVSKSSKANDDQNGKCNNISDSILSDDKRKENNHVSDMKEDNVESTKQNTAKKYHNLNNNVKKNNVNTSSGKGTSLSNNNNHSNVKKKELSGGNAGQNSNSSNKKKKKLKKRKKESISSNSTNNSKKTIKNSLKKEKKEKANKSVTSKQKKNNRQDEDNDDDEDDDDDDGDEVSDENSEQDSEFSNDNQDYNNENVCSAPLEDSTNNSAPTRDNPSSSSINNNATVDDKTNDGPYVNFKKSSSTNVISNSSSQNSTIDGVKNEMNNSHITDYDGCPNNASDGNLQAEALLSEKSLNENNSNDAAMLKVECEPPKVEAKESNNSNKNEFNFSFANFLNKKISSIFNNSYGNDDLNGDSHNKDSNNENCKGNSNDSTVKDVSNNEQVLPQDAQDPPPSEPYESVSSSKDRYNKFNQKSKLIKDEYMEAKYEKEHLAREQTNEAEEVEDAAGETEAAGTPARKQKRLYDYNSGMKVQEGGDSHQMEEHENDKICVEEKKRKKSSIYEENYKNEMNKEFFKILTQTSTNKGDNKCKSNGSVDMKEEMEGELGRGVEQQVVEGELGGAENGDLHNLGDDGNAELDKAK, encoded by the coding sequence atgaaaatactCCTATCATCAGATGAAGTTAATTTAATTGTTTATCGCTATTTAGTGGAGAATGGATTTATCCATGCTGCCtacgctttttttaatgaagcaAATATATCCAAAAATTCATACTATATAAGTCATGATGAAAAGCTGCCATGCCATGCTCTGGTAACCTTTATGCAGAAGGCACtggtatttatatttatagaGTACCATACCGAATATAACAATGCGAGAATTTCCTGTAAGGaacccttttccctttttagaaGACATGAATGTTGCACTGAGGAAGAGGATTTATCAGAGGAacaggaaaacaaaatagaaattcgggagaataagaaaaacaccagcaataatttaaacatatgcACCTCGAGTAGCAAAACGTttggaaataataatatcattaaaaGTTATTTGCCCAACTCTGTCAGCTTCAGTGACTTGAATAATGATCCTTGCATTAACAATGTTAATGTCCATGGCCCCAGCGGCGCTAATGCTAAGAAGAACCCTGTTAGCAAGAGAGGTGCGGGGAAAGCTGACAACGAGGGGGAAAACGGGAAAGCTAACCAGGATAGCAACAAAACTGTGAACCAGGTTAGTAATGTGAATGGTGAAGACGCCAATAACAACAGTAGCAATAACACAAATGATAGTAATGCCGCCAAGGCGAAAACGAACTCGAAGCCCAGCATTTACAGGAGCagcttttcaaattttgctTCGTTGAACTATAACGACAGCAATATATCTTTTAAGGATATCAAGAGGAATTACGCGAACATTTTCGCGCAAGGAAAAAAGTCCAAGAAAAGTTCTTCAAGTAAGAAGAATAATAACAGTAACAGCAGCGGCAGTAATAATGTCAACAACAACAATAACAGTGAGGCTACTAGCGGCCATAACAACAGTGTCGGGGgaagtagtaaaaaaaacggcacCATCGTTAGTAGCAGTAACGCAGAGGGGAAGGAATCCAACGTGAAGGACGAACCGGATGATATCAGCACTAGTGGTAGTCAACGAAAGAAGtccaaaattatgaaaattgtAAGTAAATCCAGTAAGGCGAATGATGATCAGAACGGCAAATGTAACAACATCAGCGATAGCATCCTTTCTgatgataaaagaaaagagaatAATCACGTATCCGATATGAAGGAGGACAACGTGGAGTCTACTAAGCAGAATACTGCAAAGAAATACCATAACTTAAATAACaatgttaaaaagaataatgtAAACACATCGAGTGGCAAAGGAACGAGTTTGAGCAATAATAACAACCATAGcaatgtaaagaaaaaggagttaaGTGGTGGGAACGCAGGTCAAAATAGTAATTCATcgaataagaaaaagaaaaaactgaaaaaaaggaaaaaagaaagtatTTCCAGCAATTCAACAAATAATAGCAAgaaaacgataaaaaattcgctaaaaaaggagaaaaaagaaaaggctaATAAGAGCGTAACAtcaaaacagaaaaaaaataacagacAGGACGAGGACaacgacgatgatgaggatgatgatgatgatgatggtgATGAAGTGTCTGATGAAAACTCAGAACAAGATTCCGAATTTTCCAATGACAATCAAGattataataatgaaaacGTTTGCAGTGCCCCTTTGGAGGACAGTACCAATAATTCTGCGCCAACGAGGGATAATCCCTCAAGCAGTTCTATTAACAATAACGCAACAGTGGACGATAAAACGAACGATGGTCCATATGTCAATTTTAAGAAGAGTAGCAGTACGAATGTCATTTCGAATAGTTCTTCACAGAATTCTACCATCGACggggttaaaaatgaaatgaataaCTCGCATATAACGGATTACGATGGATGTCCTAATAATGCTTCTGATGGAAATTTACAGGCAGAAGCATTATTAAGCGAAAAATCTTTGAATGAGAATAATTCAAACGACGCAGCTATGCTAAAGGTGGAGTGTGAACCCCCCAAGGTGGAAGCAAAAGAAAGTAATAactcaaataaaaatgaatttaatttcagttttgcaaattttttgaataagaaaataagttctatttttaataacagCTATGGTAATGATGACTTAAATGGGGACAGTCATAATAAGGATAGCAATAACGAAAATTGCAAGGGTAATAGCAACGACAGCACTGTGAAGGATGTCTCGAACAACGAACAGGTGCTGCCGCAGGATGCTCAAGATCCTCCACCAAGTGAACCCTACGAGAGCGTCAGCAGTAGTAAAGACCGGTACAACAAATTTAACCAAAAGAGCAAGCTGATAAAGGATGAATATATGGAGGCTAAATACGAAAAGGAACATCTCGCAAGagaacaaacgaacgagGCGGAAGAGGTGGAAGATGCAGCAGGGGAAACAGAAGCAGCGGGGACACCTgcgaggaaacaaaaaagactATACGATTATAATAGTGGTATGAAAGTGCAAGAGGGAGGAGATTCACACCAAATGGAAGAAcacgaaaatgataaaatatgtgtagaggaaaaaaaaaggaagaagtcttccatttatgaagaaaattataaaaacgaaatgaacaaagaattttttaaaatactaaCACAGACATCGACAAATAAAGGGgataataaatgtaaatcGAATGGTTCAGTGGATATGAAGGAGGAAATGGAAGGTGAACTTGGTCGGGGAGTAGAACAACAGGTAGTGGAGGGTGAATTGGGAGGAGCCGAAAATGGTGACCTGCACAACCTTGGGGATGATGGAAACGCGGAATTGGATAAGGCAAAATAA